The sequence GGGCGTCTACACTAGTAAAATGTCCTTTTTTCCATGGTATCCCCAAAACTCGGGGACGCTCGAGCCCCAAGTCAACCAAAGAGACTACAGTTCACCGAAAAGTAAGAAAGTTTTTCGGCTTTGATATAATCCTGCTATAGCCTTCCTTGTGCGCTTATGTGTATAAGAAAGTGGCAGTCCAGAAAGTCATACTTTTGATTTCTGGATGACCTTTTCGTGTTTCAAAACCTTGATATATCAATATTCCTGATTATCATATTTTGGGTCCACTTTTCGTATACCCCATTTCCTATTAGCTAAAAAAAAGTGAAAAATAGTAGCACAAAAAAACGCAACGGTATTTCCGCATTAATAACCCACGTCCTATTTAGTTTAGTTGGATAATCGAATTACTGACAGCACAAAAAAATCCTACCTCCTATAAAACTTAGAAAGTAGGATTTTTTCCTTTTGCTATAACTGAGCACCCTTTGAACTTGCTTCGGCTGCTTTTTCTTCTTTCACTTTATTTTGTAATCGTTTCGTTTCCATGACAATAATTCCAGATAATCCAATAAGACCGATTAAGTTTGGAATCGCCATTAATCCATTTAGAATATCTGCTAAGGACCAGACGACATTAAGGGAAGCGGTAGCACCTATGAAAATAAAGAGAACAAATATCGTTCGGTAGATCCATATTGCTGTTGGGCTCTTAAATAAGTATTGGAAACATTTTTCTCCATAATAAGCCCAACCGAGAATCGTTGAAGTTGCGAAAAACAGCAAACCAAATGTAACGATATAAGGGCCAGCACCACCAATTAATGATTCAAACGCGGAAGATGTTAGAACCCCTGCCGCAATACTTTTATCTTGCCATAGACCAGACATAACAATGGTAATTCCAGTAATAAAACAAATGATTAATGTATCAAAAAGAACTTGAATCATCGAAACTAATGCCTGTCTAGCGGGCAAATCTGTTTTGGCTGCAGCGGCTGCGATTGGGGCAGAACCCATTCCTGCTTCATTGGAAAATAATCCTCGAGCAACTCCATATCGAATGACCGCACCAACTGTTCCACCTAAGGCTGCTTCACCAGAAAATGCATGTGAAAATATTGTAACAATCGCATCAGGAACTAAATGAAAGTTCACAATCATCACATATAAACCTGCAAAAATATAAAAGATTGCCATAAACGGTACGAAGAAAGAAGTGACACGACCAATCCATTTAATCCCACCAAGGATAACTGCACCAGCAAAGATTACTAGAGCGATTCCAGTTACCCATGTCGGGATTGTAAATGTACTTTTCATTAAGTCTGCTACGGCTTTTGCCTGCGTACCATTACCAATTCCGAATGCAGCAAGAGCACCGAAAACAGCAAATAACACACCTAACCATTTTTGTTTTAACCCGTGTTCTAAATAATACATTGGCCCCCCAGCCATATTTCCTTGGGAATCTTTAACACGGTACTTTACAGCTAAAACCGCTTCCCCATATTTTGTAGCCATTCCGAATAACCCTGCAAGCCACATCCATAAAACCGCACCAGGTCCCCCAAGTACAATTGCCGTTGCTACCCCAACAATATTACCTGTACCAATCGTTGCAGCTGATGCAGTTGTAAGAGCTTGGAAATGAGAAATATCCCCATCAGAAGTTTTGTCTTGGTTTCTTGAAAAGGCGAGTTTTAACGCATAAGGGAGTGAGCGAATTTGTAAAAAACCTAAACGAAAAGTTAAATAAATACCAGTTCCAACTAACAAAACAATTAAAGGCACTCCCCAAACAAAATTACTAATACTCCCTAAAAACTTTTCTATTTTCTCCATAGTAATCCCCTCCAATCGTTCTATAAATATCCATTCATGTTTTAAACGAAGCAATCATTCCCCCTTTCATGAATTGTTACTAACCCAAACCGAGAGTAGAATATTTTTATTATTCTTATAACTATAATAAATACGAAAACACATCTACTGTCAAGATATTTTTTATTTAAGAGACATTCTTCTTCTATTCTAACCTTGATAATGTTATACTTATTACTAATAATTTGTTTTGAAAAAGGTTATAGGGGTTTATTGTTTGATTTCATGTGAAGGGTTTGTGATTGGTTTTATATGTGCTCTTATTTTCGCTATTATCGCTTTAATAGTGACTGTTTGGGCAGGTAATATTGAGGACCAAATTTATAGTAAAAATACAAAAGCAAACCAGACTAGAATCCTATTAATTTCTGTAGGTGTCCTATTTATTGGATCTATTGCACTATGGGGTTACATATCTATCCGTACTTAAAAATTTTTATTGTGGTGGAAAGGCTTTATAATGAATATAAAAACCGAACGACCGAATAAAATTCTCACTTAGAGTCTCGGAATTGTTCGGTTTTTATCATTTCTACTGCTAAAATGAACTAGCAATGTCTGTTTTAACATTACTATTTTATTTCTTTCTCGGCCATTTTTACATTTTCCTAATTCAAAATTCACTTACTAAGATTCCCATTTTTCTTCACTCTTTTTTTAATCGAGCCCATCCGCGACTTCTTCCTTCATCCATTTCGCTGTCAATGTGTCGGCATGTAACAGTTTTTCTGGTGTGCCTTCGAATATAATTTGTCCTCCTTGTTTTCCGCCACCCGGACCGAGTTCGATTACCCAGTCACTGGCGGCGATAAAGTCTAGATTATGCTCGATAATAATCACTGAATTCCCCCTGTTTACAAGATTTTGAAAAACGTTTAAAAGGACACTATAATCTTCTGTGTGAAGTCCTAATGATGGTTCATCTAACAGGTAGATTTGCCCTTCTTTTTGTAAGTGGCTAGCTAGTTTCAAACGTTGAATTTCTCCACCACTCATGGAACTTGTCGTTTGCCCTAATGTTAAATACCCTAATCCAACGTCGTTTAATGTTTGAACTCTTTTTATAATTTTAGGCATATAGAAATAGTCCATCGCCTCGTCAATCGTTAAGTCTAATATTTCCACAATATTTTTCCCTTGATATCGATAGTGACGCGCTTCCTCTGAATATCTCGTACCACCACAAGCTTCACAAGGAACAGTCACTGGATCAGCAAATGCTACATCCGGTGTGATCACGCCTTTTCCATTACAGATTTGACATGCTCCTTTCGAGTTGAAACTAAATAACCCAGCAGGACGCCCTGTTTCTTTGGCAAATATTGAACGAATATCATCCATTATCCCCATGTAGGTTGCGAGTGTCGAACGGTTAGATATTCCGATACTACTTTGTCCGACCATTATCGTCTCCGGATACTTTTTTATGAATGCCTCAAACATAAGGGAGCTTTTACCTGAACCAGAAACGCCACATATAGAAACGAATACATGCTTTGGAATAGTTACTGTTACATTTTTTAAATTATTGTCACTTACTTCTTTTAACGAAAAGTAACTTTTTATTTCCCGCGGATTTTGATTTATTTTTAACTTGTGACCTAAAGCAATTGCAGTTGGCGTGTTTTTTAATGCTGCTAAGTTTCCTTGATAAACGACTTCTCCACCATTTACACCCGCTCCTGGACCCATTTCAATGATTTCGTCTGCAATTTTTATTACTGATTGGTTGTGTTCAATGATAATGACGGTATTATGTTGTGCTTTTATACTTTTAAGCATCGTGATTAGTAAACTCACTTCTTCTGGGTGGAGTCCTGCACTTGGTTCATCAAATATGTACGTCATATTGTTTAAACTGCTCCCTAATTGACGGGCAATTTTTACCCTTTGAGCTTCACCGCCAGATAGGGTACTCATTTTTCTTGAAAGACTTAAATATCCTACTCCTATATTAATTAACTGTTTTAATTGTGGGATTGCTTGTTTTGCAATAGATTCCCCTAAGGGATTGGTAATTTTTGTTAGTTCTTCCAGTAATTCTGTTAGCTCGAGTCGATCGTACTCTGCGATATTTAAGCCATTTATCCTACACTCTAGTACTGTCGGATTTAAGCCGGAACCTTGACATGTGGGACAGAAACGTCGCGTTGATACTGCTAAAACATCTTCTTCGGATACCTCTTTTAACTTTGAAACATCTCGATTAATATAGAGACGGGTGAACCTCGGTAATAGCCCATCCCATTCATGAGGTTGAGGACCGTTTTTAGTGTGAAATGGGGCATAAATCTTTTCACCTTTTGGAGGACCATAAAGTAACAGCTGTAATTTATCTTCTGGGTAGTCTTTTATAGGCAGATCTGGATCAAATAATCCACCCGTAATCATCCATCTCCCTTGCCACCCCGATGGAGAAAGTGGTTTAAATTTCACGGCATATTCTCGAAGTGTCTTATCAAAATCAATCAACTGATTAACATCTGGTGCAATGATCTCCCCAAAGCCACCACATTCTGGACATCTACCAAAAGAGCTTTGACTTGAAAAATCAGTAGCAGAACCGATTGAGGGAGTCCCTATTCTTGAAAACAAAAGTCTTATTAAAGGATGGATATCCATATAAGTCCCAACGGTTGAACGAGAACGATCGCTTATCTGTTTTTGTTCTACGACGATAACAGGGCTTAAGTTTTGCATGAGATCAGCGTGTGGCCTTTCATACCTTGGCATTTGATTTCTAACATAAAGAGGATAGTTCAAAGTCATTTGTCTTCTGCTTTCTGTTGCTAACGTATCAAAAACAACCGAACTCTTTCCTGAACCCGAAAGACCGGTAAATACGATAATTTTTTCTTTCGGTAAATTGAGATTTATATGTTTTAAATTGTTTTCTCTCAAACCTCTTAATATTATTTCATCTTTTACTTCAGACACTTTCCCACCCTCCTTCAAATCCGTTCGATTATTATTGATTTCATTGCCTATCATTTCTCACATTCAACTCATAATTAAGCAATTTGATTCTGTTATTAATATAAATGGCGGAATGAGTTAGTTTCTACACCAAATTCATGCCGCCAATGGACTATTTTAGCTAGATTTTTATTTATTAGGGAGTTCCATATTATTAAATCTAGTTATAATTTTTTTGAGAAAAATTAGATTTTAATTATTTGGGAAATCCTCACCATTATTTACTTCAAAGTGGTCAAGCAATGCACGCACTTCATCCGTAGACTTTGTGCTCATTAATTGATTTCGCAATTCACTCGCTCCTTTAAAGCTTTTCACATATATCTTAAAAAAGCGTTGAAGCGGTGTGAAACGACGAGGCTCTAGTTCTGTTGAATATTGGTCATGAAGATCTAGGTGTAATCGTAAAAGATCAAGCAATTCTTTACTACTATGTTCTTTCTGCTCTTTTTCAAATGCAAATGGATTTTTAAAAATACCGCGACCAATCATAACCCCATCAACCTCATATTGTTCGACAAGCTTCAAACCAGTTTGACGATCAGGAATATCGCCATTAATTGTTAAAAGTGTATTTGGTGCTACCTCATCGCGAAGTTTCTTAATTTCTGGAATTAACTCCCAGTGGGCATCGACTTTGCTCATTTCCTTCCTAGTCCGAAGATGAATAGAAAGATTGGCAATATCTTGTTTCAAAATATGTGTCAACCAATCTTGCCACTCATTTATGTCTGTGTAACCAAGCCTTGTTTTTACACTTACTGGTAGTCCCCCAGCTTTTGCAGCTTCTATAAGTTGTGCTGCTACTTCTGGACGACAAATCAGCCCAGCTCCCTTGCCATTCGCTGCCACATTCGGTACAGGACAGCCCATATTAATATCGATTCCTTTAAAACCTAACTTAGCCATACCGATACTCATTTCTCGGAACTTTTCAGGTTTATCTCCCCATATATGAGCGACAATGGGTTGTTCATCTTCTTTAAAAGTTAAACGCCCACGCACACTTTGTTTCCCCTCAGGATGACAATAACTTTCTGTATTTGTAAACTCTGTAAAAAATACATCTGGTCTTGCTGCTGCACTTACAACATGACGAAAAACAACATCCGTCACATCTTCCATTGGTGCAAGTATAAAAAATGGCCGTGGTAAATCAAGCCAAAAATTATTAGTCATTTTCAAACTCAAATCCTCTCATGCTGGTCATGGTGGGTAAAAATAACCCCTCGACCAAAAGTTAAAAAGCGAATAAGATTTTTCTTCTATTAACTTATATCATGTCTAACCATTTTTTTTCAACTTCAGGTAACTTTAGCTAACTTATAAAATTAGTTGATAAGCTGAAATTCTTAGGAACTAGGTATAAACAGGTTTATAGTATTGCTGTATTAAACGAAAATGTCGAGGATATTGGTGAAACATGCTTATAGATCTTCTCTATTAGCAGAAATTTAGCGGTTTTACAGGAAGACCGGCTTATAGGACTTCTCTATAAGCCTGAAATACTGAGAATTTCGCAAAAACGGGATCATAGAACATCTCTATGAACCCAAAATCTTGAGTTTTAAACGAAAATGGGATCATAGATTCTCTCTATGAACCCAAATTTCCTGAAATCTGCTAAAAATGGGCTTATAGAACCTTTCTATGAGCCTGAAATACTGAGAATTTCGCAAAAACGGGATCATAGAACCTTTCTATGAGCCCAAAATCATGAGTCTTTCACGAAAACGGGCTTATAGAACCGGCCTATCAACCCTAAATCATGAGTTTTTCTTGAAAACCTGCTCATAGAACTCCTCTATCAACCCTAAATCCGAGCAATCACGTGAAAATGGGATCATAGATTCTCCCTATGAACCCAAAATACTAAGTTTTACGCAAAAACCGGCTTATACAACCTTTATATAAACCTAAATTCCCCAAAATCTATGTAAAACCACCTTATAAAAAGGCACCTCCTTCATTGATAAATTCATCAAATTAGGAGGTGCCTATCTATTTGTAAGCACCGTCTTCACACGGACTTATTTTGAAAATCCCTTACAAAATCTTCTATTATTACATTAAGTGGATTAGATGGAAAACAATACCAACCACGAACAATCCAAGAATCATAACAATTGGAGAAACTTTTTTCTTAAGTAACCACATACAAAGAAGTGTAAGTAATAAGCCAGCTAAGCCAGGAATTAAACTATCCAAGTTATTTTGTAAAGTTGTCACTTTAACATCACTTAACGAAAGACCGGCTGCCTGCTGTTCTAACGCAGTTTTAATGCCTTGTGCTCCAGAAGGTAATTTATCCCATTCAATATATGCACCTTTGTCAAGGTGAACTTTGGAAACAACTGGTGTAAATTGTACAGAAACCCAACGGTTAACTAACGACCCGAGGATAAACATCCCCAGTATGGATGCTCCTTTTGTAATATCTTGGAGTAATCCGCCAGATAAGTCGTCAGTAATTTTGGACCCTGCTTTATAACCAAATTCTTGTGTATACCACATGAATGCCATACGAATAATATTCCAAAAAACGAAGTAAATAATTGGACCAAGGATGTTACCAGACATAGCAAGAGCAGCGGCTAATGCACCAAGAATCGGTTTTACTGTGAACCAGAAAACTGGGTCCCCGATACCTGCTAAAGGTCCCATCATACCAACTTTAACACCTTGAATGGCTACATCATCAACTGGTGCACCATTCGCACGTTCTTCTTCAAGTGCTAGAGTTACACCAATTATCGGTGAAGCAATATATGGATGAGTATTAAAGAACTCTAAATGACGTTTTAGTGCTGCTGCGCGATCTTCTTTTGTTTTATACAATTTTTTAATTGCTGGAATCATTGAAAACGCCCAACCACCATTTTGCATACGTTCATAGTTCCAAGAACCTTGAATGAAAGTTGAACGCCACCAAACGGAAATACGATCTTTTTTTGATAATTTCACTTCTTGTGCCATCTTTATTCCGCCTCCCTCTTAGTAATTATCGATAATATCGCCTATTGGATCACCAGTATTGTTTCCGCCATTACCTGAACCGCCTTGCTTAGAAAGCGCTAGATAGATAAGTGCAAGAGCGACACCGATAGCACCAAGTCCGATAAGTGTGATTTCTGAAACAGTCGCTAATACGAAACCAATTGCGAAGAATGGCCATACTTCTTTTGTAGCCATCATGTTAATAACCATCGCATAACCAACAGCTACAACCATTCCCCCACCGATTGCTAAACCGCTTGTTAACCAAGTAGGCATAGCTTCAAGTAAACTTCTAACAGGGCCTGCACCAATAGCTAAAATTAATGCAGCTGGGATTGCAATACGTAAACCTTGCATACAGATAGCAATAATGTGCCATAATTCAACTTTTCGAATATTACCTTGTTCTGCTGCTGCATCCATAAAGTGTACGAATGCTGTTGCAATTGTACGAACAATAATTGTTAATAATAGACCTGCAACTGCTAAAGGTACAGCAATCGCAATAGCAGAGGCTATACCAGCTTCACCTTGTCCACTTAAAACTAAAATGATTGCAGATGCAACTGATGCTAACGCAGCATCCGGTGCCACGGCAGCTCCAATATTCGCCCAACCTAGAGCGATCATTTGAAGAGTACCACCTAAAATAAGACAAGGTATTAGGTTACCTGTTACTAAACCAACTAACGTACAAGCAATGATTGGTTGGTGGAAGTGGAATTCATCCAAAATCCCTTCCATACCAGCTAAAAATGCTACGATACAGACTAATATTATTTGAATAATATTTAAATCCATAATTATATATCCTCCCTTTTTTCCCGGTAATTAGGATTTTTTTTGTTTATTTAACTCTTCTTGAGCCCTTTTCATGATTTCGTCCATGTCGCCTTTTGCATCGTTTGGAACTTTACGGACATCAAAATTCAATCCTAGTTTTTTCAACTCAGCAAAAGCATCGATATCATCTTGGTTAAAAGCTAACACCTTATTCGGTTGGACTTTTCCAGGTGAATGTGCCATCGAACCAACGTTGATTGTTTTCAATGGAACGCCACCTTCAACCGCTCTAAGCGCATCTTGTGGATTTTCGAACAGAAGCAAGGCACGCTGACCACCGAAATGTTTATCGTCTTTTGCAAGTTCAATCATTTTACTTACAGGAACAACGTGTGCCTTCACACCAGGAGGCGCAGCTTGTTGAATCAATTTTTTACGAAGATCATCTTTAGCTACTACATCTGATACAACGATAATTCGTGTAGGTTGTGTCGCTTTTGTCCAAGCAGTCGCTACTTGTCCGTGAAGTAAACGGGAATCAATACGTGCTAATACGTATTCAAACTTACCTGGTGCACCTACATTTGATGGTTTATTAGTAGCTGATGTAGGAGCAGACGTTTTGGGCTCTAATTCTTCAGGCTTTACTTTCACCCCTTCTTTAGCTGTAGCCAAAATATGTGCGGCAATTTCATGAGCTGTGTTCATTGAAAAACGTGATGCATAAGCTTCGATTAACATTGGTAAGTTCATACCAGAAACAATTGCCCATTTGTCACTATGTTCTTCAATCAAACTGTTAGCTTGGTTAAAAGGTGTTCCGCCCCAAAGATCGACTAAGAATAATACTTCATCTTGGTTATCGAAAGACGCGATTGCTTCTTTCATTTTTGCCTTTACATCATCAGGTCCTTCGCTCGGCATCAATGTAACAGCTTTTACATTTTCTTGTTCTCCAAAGATCATCGACCCAGATTGCAAGATACCATTAGCAAATTCTCCATGACTAGCAATGATAATTCCTACCATCTTTTTACCTCCCTATTAGTAATATAGTTAAAGTTTAAGTAAATCGAAAAATCTACTAAACTGCTTTTTCAGCTCAATTAAAGCGGATACAGTTAGAAAAAAAGCAAATAAAAAAGGCATAAGTAAAAAGCAGATTAAATGAAGATAACGGGTTAGAGATACCCTTGTTCTCCACTTCAATCAATACTTTTCACTCATGCCTGATCGAATCAGTAACACGTAAAAAATAATTGCAATATTTATTTGAAAACGCTGTAATTAAATATAAAGTAAAGTTTCTGTATCACTTTAACGAACTCACATGATAATTATAGCACGATATTTTTCTTTTACAAGAGGAAATTTCACTTTTCTTTCTGTATCTTTGAAAACGTTATCGAAACTATAGTAAAGAAGTAAGTTTCATCTTCATAACCTCTCTATCAAACAGTCTTGTACCCTTTCTACTATTAAACGCATTATTACCATCAATGGAATCATCGTTTAGATAAAGAAAACTCGGGCGTCCAAGCCTTTAGGAAAAGGCAGAGCCGTAGTTTTAGCTTATGCGTATAGGAGTGTAGAAGTTGGAAAATTTATACTTTCCTATTAGCCCAAAAAAGACAAGTTCATTCCAACTTGTCTATAGAAAACACGATTATGTCTAGCTGTTCCCAAAATCTCGGGACAAGTTCATCCAAACCTATGACTTTTTAAATTTACTTTTAAATCCTCGTTTAATCACATCAGTGAAGCTTAATGATTGAACCATATGACTTGGATCAACATATTCGCGAATGGCGCGCAAAACTCTCTTTGGATCTTTAGAGGAAAATGTATACGTTCCATTTCGCTTCGTTTGGATAGCGTATCGTGGAATCCATTTCCCCTTAAACATGATTGAAGCAATTACATAATCAACTTCTTCCCAAGGTATTTGGACAAACTTACGAACATCACGATCATTAAAAAATTCAAATCCTTTATCACCAATCATAATTTTACCATAATCTGAAATTCCCATATGTGAGGTTGCATCAATAACTAAATCAACTTTTGTATTGATTGATTGGACCATTTAAATTACTCCATTTCCATCTATTTATTATTTATTGTGCTCGTTACATCACATTATAACAGGTAAAGTTATAATATACATAAATCGCCGTTTACTTTAAATGTTTAACTCCTGTTTCTAAAATTTCCATTTGCAGAAGTGTTTGTTCGTCCGTAATCGTTTTGTCTTTACCATTTATAATTGCATCATATAAATCATCATAAACCCTTCCATAATCACCATTGACAGATTTCACTTTTTCTTCGTGAATGGTACCTTCTTCATCAATATATGTTAGCACGCCAAAATGCTGGAGTTTATCTACTCCAAAGTCTTTATTTTCAGGCATGTAAAACATTTTTAAATGTTCTTCCTGACGATCTTTCGTTTCTTTTACAAAGCAACCCTTTTTTCCATAAACAACAAAGCTCGGTCTTTCTTTTATTTTAAAATAACTCGATTTCACAGACACTTTTAATTGCCCATAATATAAGTCTAAATCAAAGTAATCATTCATTCTACCTGTTCCTAATAATTGCCTTACATCATAATGTATATGGTCTGGTTTACCAAAGTAGCTAATCACTTGATCAATTGTGTGACAAGCATGTGAATATAAAAATGACTCAAGAGGATTAAAAGAATGAACAGATTCTGGTACTTCCGGGCGATAATAATCAAAATGCATTTCTAACTCTATTAAATCCCCTAGCTTACCTTCTTCGATCACTTTTTGAACGGTTAAAAAGTCACTATCAAAACGTCTATTTTGATAAGCCTGAACAATTAATCCTTTTTCTTTTGCCAGTGTAAATATTTCTCTTGCCTGTTCTGATGTTTCCATAAAAGGCTTCTCAACTAAACAGTGCTTATTATGTTCTAATACTAATTTTGCATATTCATAATGACTGTCTTGTCTAGTACAAACGACAATGAGTTGAATGTCTTTGTCATTTAATAACATATCTAAGTCAGACGTATAATTTACCCCTGGGATGCGGTCCCAACTTTCATTCTTTGGGTTTCTTTGATAAATTGTTTTTACTTTTATATTATCTCTTTGTCGTACGAACGGAAGATGATATCGATTTGTACTTTTTCCATTTCCAATATAACCAATTGTAAGCATAGTAACCCCCTGAAATATTCTTTTTATTTTCCTGTAAATTTTCCAACCTAGTTTTCTTGAATGAATTTCTAAGAAAACTCCAATTAAGCTGCCTTTTATACGTATATTCGTGCCCACTTTCATTATATCGAGGGCTTGGCAACGTTTCAATTCCCAACTTTTACCATAACATAACTGATCAACTTTTTCACACAGTTCCTCTCTCAATTAAGTTAACTGAGATTTCTTTATTGGATATTTTATCATCAATCGCTTGAAGAAAGAGGTTTTCCCCCATTTTTGTAAGTGGAATTTCAATTGTCGTAATGTTCATCATTTTAGCAATCGGTTCATTATTAAAGCTAATAATTGCAAGATTGTCTGGAATGGAGATTCCTTCTTTTTGACAACTGATGACAATTCCAGCTGCAACTTGGTCACTTGTTACTAACAAAGCCGTTGGTGGGTTCTTCAACTTTTTTATATGTTGGAATGCTCTGTCTCCATCTTCAAAATACAAACATCGATTAATAATATATTCTGGGTCGAATGGCAAATGATGTTTCTTATGAAAGTCTATATAGGCAAGTTCTCGCATTCGACTATTTGTCCCCGATTTCCGTCCGATACAATAGCCTATTTTTCTATGGCCTTTTTCGTATAAGTATTCTAAAGCTTGCTGAAAAACTTTATAATGGTCGACAAAAGTTGTTGAAAATTGACTTCCAGCTAAATCTTCACATAAAACAATCGGACCAAATTGTAGATGTTTTTTAATAATGGATATATCACTTATTCGTGAGCAAATAACGAGTGCATCAATTTGCTTTTGTTTTAACATTTGAAGAGCTTCAATTTCTCTATCTACCCGATATTCGGTTTGGAATAAGACCAAATTATAGTTATATATTTTCGCTTGAATTGTTATTCCTTTCAACACTAAGGAAAAATATGGGGTATCGAAATACGGTAGAACTACGCCGATCAAATTTGTCCTTCCTTTACTCAAATGGACGGCATTTATGTTTTTTTGATAATTTGTTTTTCGAATTACATCCATGACTGCTTTTCGTTTTTCCTCGCTAACATACGGGTAATTATTTAACACTCGGGATACTGTTGTGACAGATACTCCAGCCATTTGCGCCAAGTCTCTTATGTTCGTCATGTATTCATTCACCTAATTTGGATAAACTTTTCTTCTTAACCTTAGTTTATTCTATGAAATGGCTTTCATGTCAATCCTTTACCAATATTCTCGCTTTTTATTACTTTTTTCTTGCTCTGAAACGGGTTTCATGAAATACACTTTAACCATAGAGGGTGATGGGCCCTCCAGCATAGGTTGATTTAAGACCGGCGTGATGGTTTTCCCAGCGTAACGGTAAATTTCAACGAGTAAGCTACTTTTTTATGAAACGAAAAGGGGTTTCCAGAAAGTCCTTTGTTGACTTCTAGATACCCCTTTTCATATTTCGAATCATGGATACAACAAATTTCTTGTTTACACTTTTTGAACAGTCCCGCTCCATATTCATTCCTTGAAATAGACAATCTGAGTCGTTGTTGCAAGCAATTGACCTTCTCGTGTCCATACTTCAGCTGTTTGATCATAAAAACCATTATAAAACTTTAACGCTCGAGAATAGCCTACTACTTCGTGATCACCATGTTTTCGAAGCTCCTCTGAGTCAACATGGAAATAAATTGTTAGCGAAACTGTTCCAATAGGCACGGTATATTTACGCCTTAAGAAAATCCTTGGTGTAAATACATCACAAAGCGCTGTTAACGATAGAAAATCAATGGGTCTTCGCGGTTCATCCCGCATCAAAGTTATGTTTTCGGAATTCGCTTCTTCTGCCTCTGTTTGTAACAAGTAT comes from Bacillus andreraoultii and encodes:
- a CDS encoding LacI family DNA-binding transcriptional regulator, producing the protein MTNIRDLAQMAGVSVTTVSRVLNNYPYVSEEKRKAVMDVIRKTNYQKNINAVHLSKGRTNLIGVVLPYFDTPYFSLVLKGITIQAKIYNYNLVLFQTEYRVDREIEALQMLKQKQIDALVICSRISDISIIKKHLQFGPIVLCEDLAGSQFSTTFVDHYKVFQQALEYLYEKGHRKIGYCIGRKSGTNSRMRELAYIDFHKKHHLPFDPEYIINRCLYFEDGDRAFQHIKKLKNPPTALLVTSDQVAAGIVISCQKEGISIPDNLAIISFNNEPIAKMMNITTIEIPLTKMGENLFLQAIDDKISNKEISVNLIERGTV
- a CDS encoding mannose/fructose/sorbose PTS transporter subunit IIA; the encoded protein is MVGIIIASHGEFANGILQSGSMIFGEQENVKAVTLMPSEGPDDVKAKMKEAIASFDNQDEVLFLVDLWGGTPFNQANSLIEEHSDKWAIVSGMNLPMLIEAYASRFSMNTAHEIAAHILATAKEGVKVKPEELEPKTSAPTSATNKPSNVGAPGKFEYVLARIDSRLLHGQVATAWTKATQPTRIIVVSDVVAKDDLRKKLIQQAAPPGVKAHVVPVSKMIELAKDDKHFGGQRALLLFENPQDALRAVEGGVPLKTINVGSMAHSPGKVQPNKVLAFNQDDIDAFAELKKLGLNFDVRKVPNDAKGDMDEIMKRAQEELNKQKKS
- a CDS encoding oxidoreductase, with the translated sequence MLTIGYIGNGKSTNRYHLPFVRQRDNIKVKTIYQRNPKNESWDRIPGVNYTSDLDMLLNDKDIQLIVVCTRQDSHYEYAKLVLEHNKHCLVEKPFMETSEQAREIFTLAKEKGLIVQAYQNRRFDSDFLTVQKVIEEGKLGDLIELEMHFDYYRPEVPESVHSFNPLESFLYSHACHTIDQVISYFGKPDHIHYDVRQLLGTGRMNDYFDLDLYYGQLKVSVKSSYFKIKERPSFVVYGKKGCFVKETKDRQEEHLKMFYMPENKDFGVDKLQHFGVLTYIDEEGTIHEEKVKSVNGDYGRVYDDLYDAIINGKDKTITDEQTLLQMEILETGVKHLK
- a CDS encoding DUF956 family protein, with protein sequence MVQSINTKVDLVIDATSHMGISDYGKIMIGDKGFEFFNDRDVRKFVQIPWEEVDYVIASIMFKGKWIPRYAIQTKRNGTYTFSSKDPKRVLRAIREYVDPSHMVQSLSFTDVIKRGFKSKFKKS